In Amaranthus tricolor cultivar Red isolate AtriRed21 chromosome 3, ASM2621246v1, whole genome shotgun sequence, a single window of DNA contains:
- the LOC130807467 gene encoding heavy metal-associated isoprenylated plant protein 25: MKPQKVKQNFFTKLLKMSSNNPKYNKRIADEGVTTYPYQMSMSTKYCCMLMRLSIDCKGCYKKLMRTIRNMKEVEIHAIDRQYNRISVCGRFRPSDVAIKMRKRMNRRVEILEIQEFDDGVPHDHVHQIVDNHPSNVNDHPQYHTA; the protein is encoded by the exons ATGAAACCCCAAAaggtaaaacaaaattttttcacCAAGCTCTTAAAAATGTCCTCCAACAACCccaaatataataaaagaatTGCGGATGAAGGAGTAACTACGTACCCTTATCAAATGTCAATGTCAACAAAG TATTGTTGCATGCTAATGAGGCTATCAATTGATTGTAAAGGGTGttacaaaaaattaatgagAACTATTCGTAATATGAAAG aggtggAAATACATGCGATAGATAGGCAATATAACAGGATAAGCGTGTGTGGAAGATTTAGGCCGTCTGATGTGGCCATCAAGATGAGGAAAAGAATGAATCGAAGGGTTGAGATTTTGGAAATACAAGAGTTTGATGATGGAGTTCCACATGATCACGTGCACCAAATTGTTGATAATCATCCATCTAATGTTAATGATCATCCTCAATATCACACTGCATGA
- the LOC130807468 gene encoding uncharacterized protein LOC130807468 translates to MNVAYESTKDGFESNITRAFPTQQSLAFMESLTMPQVQELVISADLRCTECQKRIADIISRFNETETMVVNLSEKKVVITCKSLMKAPKKQIIKRQTNLFSMVALIERIFGSSRT, encoded by the exons ATGAATGTTGCTTATGAATCTACAAAGGACGGTTTTGAGAGTAATATAACTAGAGCTTTCCCTACTCAACAAAGCCTAGCTTTTATGGAGTCACTAACCATGCCCCAG GTTCAGGAACTGGTTATATCAGCAGATTTAAGGTGCACGGAATGTCAGAAGAGGATTGCAGATATTATCTCTCGCTTCAATG AAACAGAAACAATGGTGGTGAATTTGTCAGAGAAAAAGGTGGTAATAACTTGTAAGTCGTTGATGAAAGCTCCAAAGAAACAAATCATTAAACGTCAAACAAATCTGTTTAGTATGGTTGCCTTGATTGAGCGGATATTTGGATCATCAAGGACATAA